A segment of the Delphinus delphis chromosome 20, mDelDel1.2, whole genome shotgun sequence genome:
agactttaaaaatggtccacatcaaaaaaaaaaaaatcttaaaaaaaaacccctcaaatggTTTCCAACCGCAACTAGAATAAAAGCCAAACTCTAAGGCCGAAAACCTGGCCCCTACTGAGCTCTGAGACCCCTACCAGGGACACCCCTCACCCCCGCTAGCTCAGTGTCCTTATTGCTATTCGTTCAACCATCGTAATTCAAGCCCTGAGCCTTTGCACTAGCTGTTCCCTTAGCCTGGCAGATTCTTACCTTGGCCTCTGCATTCCTTCCCACACTCAAATCTCTGCTCAAGTGTCACCTCTTCCAAGCAGCATTTCTTAACACCCAAATTAAATTAGCCTCCTCTATCCCTACCCCTGACCCAAGCCACTCCTGGTCTGTCCCTTGGTGTTAATTTCATCACAGAATTGACACTCTGCAATTTGTTTTTACTTCCCGGTTACCTGTTTCCCCGGTGAAATAACTTCACAAGGGCAGGGACACTTATCTGCCTTTTGATTACCACTGTCTCCCGGTGCCCAGCACTTCACaggccctcagtaaatatttgcagtCTTTCCTGCCTGCCAGTCTCAGTCCTGTGCTGTGGACTCTGACCCTCTCAGCTGCACTGGGGCCTGGCGAGGGGTGTGGTGTTCCCAAGGCTCACCCTCGGCTACTGTTCTCCCGGCAGGTCCTCCACCTACATCAAGGAGCGATATGGCCCCTACGTCGCAGGTGCCTATTTCATCCTGAAGCAGGGAGGCGCAGTCAAGTATGATGGCAAAGGTGTCacagtggggttgggggaggcggGAGAGCGGCTGTCTAAGCCCCGGGCTCTTCAGTCAGTCAGACAGGCATCCGTGCGTGCCCTGGTCTCTGCCCcctcctggctgtgtggctgggGACTTGTTCctgacatctgtaaaatgggatggtaGTTGTGTCTAACCTACAAGGTGCGCTGTAAAGATTCAAAGATATTTTGCAATCTGGACGCTTGTCACAGGTCACAGGCTGGCTTAGCACGTGGCTCAGTCGGCGTTAGTGcgtcttctccttcctcctttcccctcctttttcttgccttcctcctcctccctttgttttcccctttactttccttttttgaaaACAATTCATGTAGGCTTCATCTGTCCCTCATCTTGGTTCCAAGTAAAATTTTCACTTGGTTTGAGCACTTCCTCCAGCACCTTCCTTAGAAATGATGTACCTGTCTGAAAACACCTCAACTTTTGCCCATCTACAAGGATTCTTGTCGTATAgctcttttctctgttctcagTAATCTCTCCGACCCTCAACTTCCCGGTATGTAAAATTGGCCACATGTTCCATCTTTGATGGGGTTGTCAGGGGATCCAGTGAGACCAGACGCGTAAAGCCCTTAGTTCAGGGCCTGGTGTGTAGTGCGTGTGCCATGTTCTCTTATTACGGGGCTGGGAGTGTTCTCAAGAGGTTGGTGGCCTGGGGGACCCTGCTGAcactccctctccccccttccaGGTTTCAGGACAAGGAGTGGATGCGGCCAAATGGGCGTGGTCTCTCTGGTGAGCTCTGGAAGCTCCGGGAGGTGCCTATAGAAGCTGTTGACGCCAGCGGCTGTGCCATCACCTACCAAGGCCTGGACAACCTCTGTGAGTGGGGTGTGGCGGGGACGGGTGGAGGTGGGCAAGGTCTGCGCTTTCCCTTTCGTGGTGGGCCCCAGAAGGACCCTCAGTGCCGTCTGCCCTCTGCCCCTGCAGTGGCCCTGAAGGAGCTCCAGTCCCTGTCGCTGCAGTGTTGTCCCCACGTGGATGACTGGTGTCTCAGCCGCCTCTACCAGCTAGCCAACTCGCTACGAGAGCTCTCGCTGGCCGGCTGCCCCCGCATCTCTGAACGGGGCCTCGCCTGCCTCCACCACCTCCAGTGAGACCTCAGCTCAGGCTGGGCCCCCAGCCAGGGAGGGGCGCTCTTGGGCACTTCCCACATCCCTGCCTCCACGGTGGACCTAGAGCGTTTGCGGTGGGTCAGCACAGATGAGTGGCACAGGGAGCCTCTAGGAGGATGGGAGGACTCCTAGCctgcctttctttttgttttaatgagacCCCAAGAAATTTACACTGTTGCAGAACCACAGTAGGAGCCAGAGGTGTCTGTTTGTAATGAACACGGTGGGTCTCACGTAGTTGAACAAAGATTTTTATTAGAAAGCTAGGGGTTAACGTGGGGGTGGGTACGCTCCCATACACCCGCTGCCACAGACACCATCCTCATGCGTGTCCTCACGCCCCAACCTTGCCTCCTCAGGAACCTCCGCAGATTGGACATCTCTCACCTTCCTGCCGTGTCCAACCCAGGCCTCACTCAGATCTTGGTGGAGGAGATGCTGCCCAACTGTGAGGTTCTGGGGGCTGACTGGGCCCAGGGCCTCAAGTTGGGGCCAGAGGAGCAGTCCCACGACACAGCCAGCAGCCCCATCCCTGCCTAGCCTTTGGCCCCGTCcgtgtggagctgggtctcagcTGGGCTGTGCTGAGAGGTTAACAGCTCACCCTTCTTCTAGCTTCCAGTTGGGTTCATTCAACTCGGGGGGTCGGGCTAGGATCAGAGGCACTGGCAGGTCAGAGGCAAGAGGAGTGAGGTGGCTTGTCCCCTACCGCGGGGGTGCTCTGGCTGGCTGCACCCTGGGGTGAAGCTCGCAGCTCCTGTCAGCCTGTCAGGCAGCCCTTTCCACACCATTCTCTCCTTCCCAGTCCCAGGAACCCCCGTCTCCTGCCTCTTCAGGCCTGGGGGAGGTAAGGGCTTCTGGCTGCAAGTAGCCTCAGGGAGTTGCACTCTCCCTTGTGGTGCTCCCACAGCGCGCCCACCTCTATGTCAAGAAACTTCTCTTGACTTTTGTCAGAGAAACCTCGACTTTTCTCAGAAGACTCTTGTAGGATTATCTCACTTGAGTGTGCTACTGTTTCCTGCCAGGACCTGACTGATACAGAAGGTGCTATGGGCATTTTATAGGGATGGTTCTTCCCTGTGTGGGACGACTTAAGCTCACTGCAGGCTGAAGCATCCCTGGGCCACACCCACTAAATGCTGGGAGCATCCCAAGCCCCACAGTGTTCTCGCTTATTGAGTTACCGACTCAGCTCCAACTTCAGCTGGCTTGTTTGCTCTGTGAAAATTGATCTGggcctttgaaatatttttcctttgctaaGTGGCCTGATAAGGTTTGCCAGTAGAGGGCGCTCGAGAGACGTTCCTTGAGAGAGGCAAGGCTTTTGCTTTCTGGCGGCACTCAGGAGTGCCAGCTCAGCGGCCCTGCAGCACATGACTGCCCCGCGCACCTGCTTCCTGAAGCGTCAGGTGGTCAGCAGCTTCCCCGGCACCCACCACCCCTGACCTGGCAGTTCTATAGAGCCTCCACTGACGCACCTCCCTGTGGATGCCTCTCCACCACACCCCTGAAGGTGGATTTCCAGTAAATTCCAAGGCACCTTACCAATGAATCTCCCTCCTTATTTCACTTTGCTGTGAAAGTCATTAATTCTCTATATTAAACTTTTCCCTGTTCAAATTACCGTATGGTTTTTCTTCTCTCCAGACTGGATCCAAACTGATAGAGCACTGGCATTTGGAGTGttcccagagataaacacacaaagaTGGGATTTGGGGCTTGGTTTCATCCCGCCTTTGGCTTGAGTGCATTGCTAAGCTCCTCGGCAGTGGGAAAGGAGACATTAGAAATCCATGggctaaacgtccatcgacagatgaatggataaagaagatgtacatatatacaatggaatattagccattaaaaagaatgaaataatgccatttgcagcaacatggatggacctggagattatcatactaagtgaattaagtcagacagagaaaaacatcatacgatatcacttatatacagaatctaaaaaaaaaaaaagatacaaatgaacttaaaaaacaggaacagactcattTAGAGAACCAAGCTTaaggttaccaggggggaagggtgggggggagggatggactgggagtttgagattgacatgtacacactgctatatttaaaatatcaatagataggGAAtcgcctggtggtccagtggttaggactcccgtGCTTCCGctgctgagggcgcaggttcaatccctggttggggaactaagaccccacaagccgcgTAGTGCggccaaaaacatttaaaaaataaaaaatagataaccaacaaggacctaatgtataacacagggaactctgctccatattctgtaataacctaaatgggaaaagaatttgaaaaagaacagatacatgcacATTAATCACTTTGctattcacctgaaactaacacaacattgttaatcaactatactccaatataaaataaaaattaaaaaaaacccaaaaatctaAGGCATGCAACCGCATCACGAAAACGCTATTGCCTGGGGTCGTGATGAGGTGCCAACTGAAGCCTTGTGCCCCGGGAGGCCCTATGGCTGCTGCACTTGATGCTGTGGCAGTAATGACAGTTCTAAAGATAGGGCCAGGCAGATTGCCTGGAGTGCCCAGCTCAAGTCACCCCTTCAGAATTGGAAAGCTCCCATGGCAgtcccccaccgccccccaaaGTTCTTACTTGTAGATACTGCTGAAAATACAACACAACATTTGGGTTTTCGAGTTGCTGAGTTATGACAGTTGAATTCTCAGTCTTGACAAGTTTCTCATAAGAAAGTGAGGGCACTGGTAAACAGTGGGATCCAGAAATCTGGAATCGGGTCATCTGGTTGGACCCAAAGGAAAGATGATCTCGAACTCCCAAGTCACTGGGAGCCTCCCTTACCCGTGTGAGGAGACCACCAGCTAGCCTGCTCACAAGCATTCCCTGCTGCCACTAGACCCACAGATGCCAGGGGTCAAGTCTCAGCACGCTCCAGAGGACAGGTGCTCACTACGACCCAGAAGGGAACTGCTCTTACACTGAAGGGCAAGACTTGCAGACAGATGTAGAGTCAACTCTGGGGAACCTGCACAGCAGTGGGTTCTCAGGGTGTTAGGCCAGTGGATCTTACACTGCATGGGGCCAAGTTCACCGCTAGGAGGGCACTTACTAGAGCTTCTGGGTATAACAAGTTAGCCAGTGCAGCTGGCGTGGTCCGGACAGCTTGCTTAGTTGGCTGGCCGGCATTTGGACTCAACAGTGACCTACAGTTACTAAGGCGAGAAGCCAGAACCGCCCTCGCATAATCTGGAGAGGGAGATTCAAAGGCTGGGGGAGACAGGAAGGTGGGGTGCTCCGCTTTCAGCCCGCACATCCACCCGACCGCGCTCCACAAGAGGGCAGCTCTTCAGTCATTCTCGACGTTCCACTTTACCTTCCGGCTGCCAAGCAGTTTCTCTCTCCTGACTGGAGCATTTGCAGACTGAGGCACGCGGCCGCTCGGCCCCCGGTGGAGAAACCTCCGCGCCCTGGGAGAAGCTAGATGAGCCGAGTCGGGGGGGGCCTGGACGGCTCCACCCCGGCCTGGGGGGAAGAGGGCTTGGAGACCCCTTCCAAGGTTTCTCAGGGCCCGGCCCCAGCCCCCTCTTGCTTTTATTCCATCAGTATTCCCCACCTTCTCCATACCCTCGTCCTCCATCTGGTCCCATGGGCTCCATTATTCAATCCTGGGGAGAGGGAATCCGCTAGACAGATGATCAGCTGCTGCTGCCCTGTCCAGGACAG
Coding sequences within it:
- the DMAC2 gene encoding distal membrane-arm assembly complex protein 2, which gives rise to MAAPGASLRLVAPVWNRGTSGIRGLSRSVDPEGSQRKGRTLLQFLADHFYDVEAVREYLLHKQVLKVLRKNRSSTYIKERYGPYVAGAYFILKQGGAVKFQDKEWMRPNGRGLSGELWKLREVPIEAVDASGCAITYQGLDNLLALKELQSLSLQCCPHVDDWCLSRLYQLANSLRELSLAGCPRISERGLACLHHLQNLRRLDISHLPAVSNPGLTQILVEEMLPNCEVLGADWAQGLKLGPEEQSHDTASSPIPA